A stretch of Castanea sativa cultivar Marrone di Chiusa Pesio chromosome 2, ASM4071231v1 DNA encodes these proteins:
- the LOC142625460 gene encoding uncharacterized protein LOC142625460: MTVQNNCGSEVMDESNQVDKRMKFSGTPILGFFDKDKEGTYQPHDDALVVTVRIGGYEVRRVLVDDGSGAEIMYPDLFSGLKLKDEDLEKYDHPLVGFYGKQVVPRGMIKLPVQVEGSEVQVNFIVVMAYSPYTAILARPWLHAMEAVSSTLHVMVKYPIRGSVGVLRGSQIAARQCLTSATIRTGQGSVAGEDNIDVFAWTTYDVPGINPEVICHHLNINPHATPRKQAPRRTSQEHADVVKEEVSKLKQAEAIKEIFYPEWLANTVMEKTAFRAPNGNYHYRVMPFGLKNAGSTYQRMVTRMFDAQLGRNMEAYIDDMVIKSKRTEDHLTDLQETFSVLRKHKLRLNASKCSFGVDSGKFLGYMITHRGIEINPDQIKAILGLHPPRNPKEVQKLAGMVAALNTFISRSADRCRPFYCLLHRWKDFWWTDECNVAFEDLKQYLAKPPILSRPEKEEVLYAYLAVTDHAAIMRKSDYTGRVAKWGTKLGAYDVKYMPRTAIKGQILADFATEFTEGLISQEDTMVTVTTIALEHVIPWEVYTDGASNRKGAGVGVVLISPEKLVIEKSLRLGFSAISNEAEYEALLVGAQMARHLGGRVVKLYCDSRLVVGQVNGAFEAKDERMKGYLKRVKGVLSLFEGFQVQKVPRGQNAHADSLAMLAMSLGSKLPRMVIVEDLLTSSLTSSSAVRVHSIHAGPSWMDPIIAFLQQGVLPEDRTMAEKVRRSAPRYWLSGEQKLYRRSYAGPYLLCVHPEAVDPLLEELHEGLKKRLDDAKGCWIEELPHVLWAYRTTPRRSTGETPFSMMYGMEAIIPLESGFPTLKSDQYDEASNHDRMYDCLNTIEERREIASVKMGSYQQKLKQTYDKGVRSRPLVPGDLVLRKIVGVARNPAWGKLGPNWEGPYKITSLAAKSPSITSSTGWAGGEGSFVAGASEGSGAGMGTAGLIAGVGGSRS; this comes from the exons ATGACTGTTCAAAACAATTGTGGGAGTGAGGTCATGGACGAAAGTAATCAAGTCGATAAAAGGATGAAGTTCTCGGGGACGCCGATATTGGGGTTTTTCGATAAGGACAAAGAGGGCACATATCAACCCCACGATGACGCCTTGGTGGTAACGGTTCGTATCGGGGGATATGAAGTGAGGcgagtcttggtggatgatggaagtggtgcaGAGATCATGTATCCTGATTTGTTTAGTGGTCTGAAGTTGAAAGATGAAGATTTGGAAAAGTATGATCATCCGTTGGTCGGTTTTTATGGGAAGCAGGTAGTCCCACGAGGAATGATTAAGTTACCTGTGCAGGTAGAGGGTTCCGAAGTGCAGGTGaacttcatagttgttatggcCTACTCCCCGTACACGGCCATTTTGGCCAGGCCTTGGCTTCATGCAATGGAGGCTGTTTCATCTACTTTACACGTAATGGTGAAATACCCTATACGAGGAAGTGTGGGAGTACTACGTGGCAGCCAAATCGCAGCTAGGCAATGTCTTACGTCTGCCACTATTCGAACAGGTCAAGGTTCAGTGGCGGGGGAG gataatattgatgtttttgcatggacgacttATGACGTACCGGGAATTAATCCAGAAGTTATTTGCCATCATCTGAATATAAATCCCCATGCTACGCCCCGAAAGCAGGCTCCTCGGCGTACATCTCAAGAACATGCGGATGTAGTTAAAGAGGAGGTTAGTAAGCTAAAGCAAGCTGAGGCGAtcaaggaaattttttatcctgaatggctGGCCAATACTGTtatg gagaagacggcTTTTCGTGCCCCTAATGGTAACTACCATTACcgagtgatgccctttggtctaaagAATGCAGGATCCACTTACCAACGAAtggtgaccagaatgtttgatgcGCAGTTGGGGCGTAATATGGAAGCttatattgatgacatggtaatTAAAAGTAAGAGGACAGAAGACCATTTGACAGATTTGCAGGAGACCTTCTCGGTGTTAAGAAAGCATAAGTTACGTTTGAATgcatcaaagtgttcttttggagtgGACTCGGGAAAGTTTCTGGGGTACATGATAACTCATCGGGGGATTGAGATTAATCCCGATCAAATCAAGGCCATCTTGGGTTTGCAtcctcctcggaatccaaaagaagtgcagaagctaGCCGGTATGGTTGCAGCCTTGAATACGTTCATATCCCGGTCCGCAGATAGATGCCGCCCCTTTTACTGTCTTTTGCATAGGTGGAAAGATTTCTGGTGGACTGATGAATGTAATGTggcttttgaggatttaaagCAATACTTGGCTAAACCACCAATATTGTCAAGACCAGAAAAGGAAGAGGTGTTATATGCTTATCTAGCCGTCACAGATCACGCT GCCATTATGAGAAAGTCGGATTACACGGGGCGTGTAGCTAAATGGGGAACCAAGCTTGGAGCTTATGAtgtcaagtatatgcctcgaaCTGCGATTAAAGGGCAAATTCTTGCCGATTTCGCGACCGAGTTCACAGAAGGTCTGATTAGCCAAGAGGATACCATGGTGACAGTAACAACCATTGCACTGGAACACGTCATTCCTTGGGAAGTCTATACGGATGGGGCGTCAAATCGAAAGGGGGCCGGGGTTGGGGTCGTGTTAATTTCTCCCGAAAAGTTAGTcattgaaaaatcattgagacTGGGATTCTCAGCCATAAgtaatgaggctgagtatgaagctctctTGGTAGGCGCCCAAATGGCTAGACACTTAGGAGGAAGGGTAGTAAAATTATATTGTGATTCCAGACTAGTGGTAGGGCAAGTTAACGGAGCGTTTGAGGCAAAAGATGAGCGAATGAAGGGCTATCTCAAAAGAGTCAAAGGGGTGTTAAGTTTGTTCGAGGGCTTCCAAGTACAAAAAGTCCCAAGGGGACAGAATGCTCATGCTGATTCATTAGCCATGTTAGCCATGTCGCTGGGCTCAAAATTGCCACGTATGGTCATAGTGGAGGATTTATTGACCTCTAGCTTGACAAGCAGCTCGGCGGTACGGGTTCATAGTATTCATGCGGGCCCaagctggatggacccaatCATAGCTTTCTTGCAGCAAGGTGTATTGCCTGAAGATAGAACAATGGCCGAGAAGGTACGAAGAAGTGCTCCCCGTTACTGGCTATCAGGGGAGCAGAAACTCTACAGGCGTTCCTATGCAGGGCCGTATCTGCTTTGCGTACATCCTGAGGCCGTGGACCCTTTgctggaagaactgcatgaag GGTTGAAGAAACGATTGGATGACGCTAAAGGATGCTGGATAGAGGAATTGCCTCATGTATTATGGGCATATCGCACTACACCCCGAAGATCGACAGGCGAGACTCCCTTTTCAATGATGTATGGAATGGAAGCTATAATACCATTAGAATcgggttttcccaccctgaagtccGACCAGTATGACGAAGCGAGCAATCATGATAGGATGTATGATTGTTTGAATACTATTGAGGAAAGGAGGGAAATAGCCAGTGTGAAGATGGGCAgctatcagcagaagctcaagcAGACATACGACAAGGGAGTTAGGTCCAGGCCTTTGGTACCAGGTGATTTGGTACTAAGAAAAATAGTTGGGGTAGCAAGAAATCCTGCTTGGGGAAAGTTAGGTCCAAATTGGGAGGGGCCGTATAAAATTACCTCATTAGCAG ccaaatcacccTCAATTACTTCTTCCACGGGCTGGGCTGGGGGAGAGGGGTCTTTTGTGGCTGGTGCATCAGAAGGGTCAGGAGCAGGGATGGGCACTGCAGGATTAATTGCTGGCGTTGGGGGGAGCAGGAGCTAA
- the LOC142625461 gene encoding uncharacterized protein LOC142625461 has product MSRDDVLQQMQSEIAYLHKRVDSKKRRRKGNANSSSDSSEANLGGNDPPVFEPTRSVTRVSVSSGVRAKQQKEIRMPYTDGIYRDEGSDAMGKALRQIAKSPFVARINRAKLPRRFSQPIFTMYNGRTDPVEHVSHFSQKMAVYSNNEALMCRVFPSSLGPVAMRWFDALTEGSLRSFEELTRAFGARFITCTRILKPLDALLSMSMREGETLKTYSDRYWETYNEIDGDVENVAVRTFKAAIDMRQLMDRIDKYKRVEEDQVQSKGKMKGYLERKDLRVGGFQGTRPKRDFPSHPRIAESPLVNSLFKEPVHHILEKIRHEPYFRPPNKMSGDASTRNQNLHYHYHQDKGHTTEDFRTLRDHLNHLIKAGKINHLLVKPDGKGGQQGTRKYWGQAPQPSLGTINVILASREESLGHFLGS; this is encoded by the exons ATGTCTCGCGACGATGTATTGCAACAGATGCAATCTGAGATAGCTTACTTACACAAGCGCGTGGATAGTAAGAAGCGGAGACGTAAGGGTAATGCTAACTCTTCTAGTGACAGTTCGGAAGCAAACCTTGGAGGAAATGACCCCCCAGTGTTTGAGCCTACTCGAAGTGTGACCCGTGTCAGTGTGTCTTCGGGCGTTAGGGCAAAGCAGCAGAAGGAGATAAGGATGCCTTATACTGATGGAATATATCGCGATGAAGGgagtgatgcaatgggtaaagccctGAGGCAAATCGCCAAATCCCCTTTTGTGGCCAGGATAAATAGGGCAAAGCTACCTCGTAGGTTTTCGCAACCCATCTTTACTATGTATAACGGGAGGACTGACCCTGTGGAGCACGTTAGTCATTTTAGTCAGAAGATGGCCGTTTATTCGAATAATGAGGCATTGATGTGCAGAGTttttccctccagtttggggcccgtggctatgaggtggtttgatgctttgaCAGAAGGTTCTCTGAGGTCTTTTGAGGAgttgactagggcatttggagcaAGATTCATAACCTGTACTAGGATTCTAAAACCCTTGGATGCTCTACTGTCTATGTCTATGAGGGAAGGCgaaacactcaaaacctatTCTGACCGATATTGGGAAacgtataatgaaattgatggggatGTGGAGAATGTAGCCGTgagaactttcaag gccgCAATAGATATGCGTCAGCTCATGGACCGGATAGATAAGTATAAACGGGTAGAAGAAGATCAGGtgcaaagcaaaggaaaaatgaaagggTATCTGGAGAGGAAGGATCTTCGGGTAGGAGGGTTTCAAGGTACTCGGCCCAAACGAGACTTTCCAAGCCATCCGAGGATTGCCGAGTCTCCTTTAGTTAATTCATTATTTAAGGAACCCGTGCATCACATACTGGAGAAAATTCGGCATGAACCATATTTTAGGCCACCTaacaaaatgagtggagatgcatctacgagaaatcaaaacctccaCTACCATTACCACCAGGATAAGGGACACACCACGGAGGATTTCCGGACACTGCGCGATCATCTGAATCACCTGATTAAGGCTGGAAAGATCAACCATTTATTGGTTAAACCGGACGGGAAAGGGGGCCAGCAAGGCACTCGGAAGTATTGGGGTCAGGCCCCTCAACCCTCGCTAGGCACTATTAACGTCATCTTGGCCAGCCGAGAGGAGAGTTTGGGACACTTTCTCGGGTCATGA
- the LOC142623277 gene encoding protein DETOXIFICATION 27-like — MSSSGALEDAKVPLLDNLASTVRSYDGQDVDDQDQYLARRFWIESKKLWHIVGPSIFSRITSYSMVVITQAFAGHLGDLELAGISIATNVILGFDLGLLLGMASALETLCGQAFGAKKYYMLGVYMQRSWIVLFVCCVLLLPLYLCASPFLKLLGQPPEVAELSGLVAMWLIPLHFCCAFQFPLQRFLQSQMKAGVIAWVSLLALVVHVIVSWLFVYKLKLGVVGTAATLNFSWWVLVFGLLAYTICGGCPLTWTGFSIEAFSGLWEFVKLSVASGVMLCLENWYYRVLVLMTGNLKNAEIAVDALSICMTINGWEFMIPLAFFAATGVRVSNELGAGNGKGAKFATLVSVVTSIVIGLFFWLLIMFFHNELALIFSSSKSVLEEVNKLSILLAFTILLNSVQPVLSGVAVGSGWQAYVAYINLGCYYLVGVPLGFFMGWFLHQGVMGIWAGMIFGGTAVQTLILAIITMRCDWEKEAEKANMNLRKWAADTKQEH, encoded by the exons ATGTCTAGTAGTGGGGCATTAGAGGATGCCAAGGTTCCCTTACTGGATAATTTGGCTTCAACCGTCCGATCATATGATGGACAGGATGTTGATGATCAAGACCAATATCTTGCTAGGAGGTTTTGGATTGAATCAAAGAAGCTGTGGCACATAGTGGGTCCTTCAATCTTCAGCCGTATCACTTCCTACTCCATGGTGGTCATCACCCAAGCCTTTGCTGGTCACTTGGGTGACCTTGAACTCGCTGGAATCTCCATTGCCACTAACGTCATTCTTGGCTTCGACTTGGGCCTCTTG CTGGGAATGGCAAGCGCCTTAGAGACATTATGTGGGCAAGCGTTTGGGGCCAAAAAGTATTACATGTTAGGCGTATATATGCAGCGTTCATGGATCGTTTTGTTCGTGTGTTGTGTCTTGCTTTTGCCTCTCTATCTATGTGCTTCTCCGTTTTTGAAGCTCTTAGGACAGCCTCCAGAAGTGGCAGAGCTATCGGGGTTGGTGGCTATGTGGTTGATACCACTTCATTTTTGCTGTGCATTTCAGTTCCCTCTGCAGAGGTTCTTGCAGAGCCAGATGAAGGCCGGGGTGATTGCTTGGGTGTCTCTGCTTGCACTAGTGGTGCATGTGATTGTGAGTTGGCTGTTTGTGTATAAACTTAAGCTGGGTGTGGTTGGAACTGCCGCTACTTTGAACTTTTCTTGGTGGGTTTTGGTGTTTGGGCTTCTCGCTTATACTATCTGTGGTGGATGCCCCCTTACATGGACTGGTTTCTCCATTGAAGCATTTTCTGGTCTCTGGGAGTTTGTCAAACTCTCAGTTGCTTCTGGCGTCATGCTTtg CTTAGAGAATTGGTATTACAGAGTACTTGTACTGATGACAGGGAATCTGAAGAATGCAGAGATTGCAGTGGATGCTTTGTCCATATG TATGACCATAAATGGGTGGGAGTTTATGATTCCTCTGGCATTTTTTGCTGCAACCGG AGTGAGGGTCTCAAATGAACTTGGAGCTGGCAATGGGAAAGGAGCTAAATTTGCTACATTAGTATCGGTGGTGACATCAATTGTAATTGGCCTCTTCTTCTGGTTATTGATAATGTTTTTCCACAACGAGCTTGCCTTGATATTCTCTTCAAGTAAATCTGTACTGGAAGAAGTGAACAAGCTTTCGATCCTCTTAGCCTTCACAATTCTTCTCAACAGTGTTCAGCCAGTTCTCTCTG gCGTGGCTGTGGGATCTGGATGGCAAGCATATGTTGCATACATAAACTTAGGTTGCTACTATCTGGTTGGGGTGCCGCTTGGATTTTTCATGGGATGGTTCCTCCACCAAGGAGTTATG